The Candidatus Neomarinimicrobiota bacterium genome includes a window with the following:
- a CDS encoding TolC family protein, with amino-acid sequence MYKRIILFTIAISIVYSQQELSFQDAFQRRLEVDSGLQALGHQRIGLNLSKELSQALAPTEFESVFENFGQDEIEFSAKQVFEAPSIRRNRLSLIDAEVGLIENDTRTYQDEIHYQISMYFLEAVHWNKRIALAEERLVLMEQTLDWQNHQFDEGALSESELIRSRLEIARLEADLSQIKTSTERFTMELSTYLDTALTPLVLPTVLPDPPTKRVIEEAWEQRSASPRIREKQAHINTLKAMKAASETPLVSSYAISAGMKILPELNQRIPMMGISIESPLFTKRRVSVKLREHELRAGMNELDNLSSQLEIARERWISRWLITEQRLSSLRASLIPEASQLYKRIETEYRAGARPYLEVLDAQSLLTDLQENAMTLEMEQGSLLFELSLTLGIKIYEF; translated from the coding sequence ATGTACAAACGTATAATCTTATTCACGATAGCTATTTCTATCGTCTATTCGCAACAGGAACTCAGTTTCCAGGATGCATTTCAACGGAGACTTGAAGTAGATAGTGGTCTTCAGGCATTAGGTCACCAACGAATTGGCTTGAATCTAAGTAAAGAACTATCTCAGGCCTTGGCCCCAACTGAATTTGAATCTGTCTTTGAAAATTTTGGACAAGACGAGATCGAATTCTCAGCAAAGCAGGTCTTTGAAGCACCATCCATAAGAAGAAATCGGCTATCCTTGATTGATGCAGAGGTGGGGCTCATCGAAAATGACACTCGTACCTATCAAGATGAGATTCACTATCAGATCAGCATGTATTTCCTTGAAGCAGTGCATTGGAACAAACGTATCGCATTGGCTGAAGAGCGGCTTGTTCTTATGGAGCAAACACTAGACTGGCAAAATCATCAATTCGATGAAGGTGCTCTCTCAGAATCGGAACTCATAAGAAGTCGACTGGAGATTGCTCGACTCGAAGCTGACCTGTCGCAGATCAAAACATCCACTGAGCGGTTCACCATGGAACTGAGCACCTATCTGGATACTGCACTTACACCATTGGTTCTTCCCACAGTGCTGCCTGATCCACCAACAAAGCGTGTAATTGAAGAGGCCTGGGAGCAACGCTCAGCATCTCCAAGAATCCGCGAAAAGCAAGCCCATATCAACACCTTGAAGGCGATGAAAGCAGCATCCGAAACACCCCTGGTCAGTTCCTATGCCATTTCAGCGGGTATGAAGATTCTACCTGAGCTCAATCAACGCATCCCAATGATGGGTATATCAATTGAGTCACCTTTGTTTACGAAGCGGAGGGTTTCTGTAAAACTCCGTGAACATGAACTGCGTGCCGGCATGAATGAACTTGATAACCTCTCCTCCCAACTTGAAATCGCCAGAGAAAGATGGATAAGCAGGTGGCTAATCACTGAACAGCGGTTGTCAAGTCTAAGGGCATCTCTCATCCCTGAGGCAAGCCAGTTGTATAAGCGAATTGAGACAGAGTATAGAGCGGGAGCACGACCCTACCTGGAGGTATTGGATGCACAATCTCTCCTTACTGATCTTCAAGAAAATGCCATGACACTTGAAATGGAGCAAGGTTCACTCCTTTTTGAATTAAGCCTAACACTGGGAATTAAGATCTATGAATTCTAA